CCCAGTTTTTTAAATTCAGGATTGGGATCTGATTTAATAAAATCTCCCCAGTTGGCCCAATAAGCCAGTTTCTGTTTTCCAATAATTTTCCCTATATTTTTTTTGGCTTTTTTTGTCAAATGGCGTTCCGCAATTTCGGCCACGACACGATGCCCTGTTGTACCCCACGCAAATACCGAAGAAAGCTGAAAACACATTGCCATTGCCAGCAAACCCTTAATCATTTTTTTCATTAGATTGTTGTTTTAAATGATGACGAAGTTCTTACCTGTAAAAAACGCTGTTCTCTCCACAAACTGGAGTTGAAAAGCGGAATCAAACCTGTAATAACTCATCTTACTATACTAAATGTTAATTATTTGAAAATATCGAAGGTATACTTCGCTGAGGACCAAAACTCATCCAGCGCAATTATTCGAGGCTTAAAAAAAGAAATGAGCTCAGCCCAGTCTGTCTCTTTAAAAACGCTGTAACCTGTTAAGCTCGTGTAGATCCGACAAATCGGTTTCCCATATTCGTCCGTTCCGTCCAAGTCCCAAATCCACTCCTCTCCAAGAAGATCCTGCAACAACACTTTAAACTGAAGAAATTGTTCTGCCATCAATGCCCTCAGTCCAGCATCAGGTTGTGACCACTGTATCGCAACAGTTGCCACTTTGTTATCCGCATCCATTTTGAAGTATAAATGCTTAATGCCTGTCTTGTAGTTGATCCAATTTACCTTATCCCCATCTGCAGATGCATGTAAAGCCATAAATTGGCCAAACTTCGTCCAGAATAACTGTTTTAACTGTTTTATCTCTTCCCTTGAATACACCGATACAAATTTTAGTCAACAAAATTAGCAAAATAGCACGGTATGTCTAAACCTTATTGGTATCAAAATTGTTGTTTTAACAATATATATTCGAAAGATGAACATGGATAAGAAAAAATCACTGTTACTGTTAGCTGGCGTCGCACTTAGCGCGGTGGCCTATAATGCCTTTAAGCCCGTCATCTCGCGACCTGACGTCGTAGATCCATTTGACTTGGATAAATACCTTGGAAAATGGTATGAAATAGCTAGACTCGATTTTTATTGGGAAAAAGGCTTAAGTCAAGTTTCGGCAGAATACAGCAAAAATAAAAATGGTACAATACGTGTCAATAACCAAGGGTACTCCGAAGACAAAGAACGCTGGAAACAGTCTATCGGAAAAGCTAAATTTGTCAACAGCCCCAATGAAGGTGCACTTAAAGTGTCGTTCTTTGGACCGTTTTACAGTGGCTATAATATCGTAAAAATAACGTCGGATTATAAGTATGCACTTATTTTTGGGGACAACCTCGATTATATGTGGATTTTGGGCCGTGAGAGGGAAATTCCAGATAAAATAAGAAATGAATTTTTAACCTATGCCCTCCAATGTGGATATAAAACAGGCGATCTGGTGTGGACCAAGCACTAATCCTGTATAGATCAAACCTTAGTTAAAGATCGGGGCCAATAGCTGATAGTTTAACGTCTTGTCCTGCGAGAGCACATCGGCTATTTCTTCAATATCCTCTGGGGTAATTGCATTTCTGATACCTGCATTGTAAAGGTTCGTAAGGAAAAATGCAGCTTCACGTTTTTCGTTAAGCGGCAAAATTGAACTCCCGACATAGAAATTTAATACAGATACAGCATATTCGCCAAACAGGTTAAAACCGAAATCACCATTTTTCTGGAGGCAATAACGCATCATTTTTTCAAAATCAGAACGCAAAGTATCTTTAATCTCAGTAGT
The Sphingobacterium multivorum genome window above contains:
- a CDS encoding DUF4268 domain-containing protein, with translation MYSREEIKQLKQLFWTKFGQFMALHASADGDKVNWINYKTGIKHLYFKMDADNKVATVAIQWSQPDAGLRALMAEQFLQFKVLLQDLLGEEWIWDLDGTDEYGKPICRIYTSLTGYSVFKETDWAELISFFKPRIIALDEFWSSAKYTFDIFK
- a CDS encoding lipocalin family protein — protein: MDKKKSLLLLAGVALSAVAYNAFKPVISRPDVVDPFDLDKYLGKWYEIARLDFYWEKGLSQVSAEYSKNKNGTIRVNNQGYSEDKERWKQSIGKAKFVNSPNEGALKVSFFGPFYSGYNIVKITSDYKYALIFGDNLDYMWILGREREIPDKIRNEFLTYALQCGYKTGDLVWTKH